A region of Thermothielavioides terrestris NRRL 8126 chromosome 6, complete sequence DNA encodes the following proteins:
- a CDS encoding uncharacterized protein (Contains conserved domain COG5531[COG5531], SWIB-domain-containing proteins implicated in chromatin remodeling): MQPQYRGYAPQHAAPRTAGQHVPPRRGGIGPMMSAGPHHSVPMTQAQINQQHHQQQQANHLAKLRSRKPTDKSLPDGVEETLVGSDVAAAYKNLRDLERRLDATMTRKRLDIVDSLSRNTKRYKTLRIWISNTVEDQFWQSNGLNVDTFDFSSNLESSYRVKIEGRLLDDDDESETDDEEPKAGDGGADGGKMETDTPSKIKTKAAPAKRARLSHFFKALTVDFDRSRSGSSGADPIVEWKKPDRTPAGAGNLPAMADFDQFTFKRNGDENMNITINLFRHEDPERFELSPELAEVIDMREATRQEVVMALWEYIKLMNLQEDEEKRNFRCDDLLRTQIIPRETGYIPQLNEYITPHLRPLPPIKLPYTIRVDEEFHKAPQPTIYDVRVAVDDPLRAKLLPFIQNPQYAAMLKDVAVLDDQLATLVQAVAHSKAKHTFLTSMARDPVGFVKAWLSSQKRDLEVIMGEATRGGGEDATGDEWRRGGRDSVWATPNARESVNVLLSKQPARV; this comes from the exons ATGCAGCCGCAGTACCGTGGGTACGCTCCACAACATGCCGCGCCGAGGACAGCAGGACAGCATGTCCcaccccgccgcggcggcatcg GCCCCATGATGTCGGCCGGTCCTCACCACTCCGTGCCCATGACGCAGGCGCAAATCAACCAGCAACatcaccaacaacaacaggcGAACCACCTTGCGAAATTGAGGAGTCGCAAGCCCACCGACAAGTCGCTACCCGATGGCGTCGAGGAGACATTGGTCGGGAGCGATGTCGCGGCCGCCTACAAAAACCTCCGCGACTTGGAGCGCCGCCTCGATGCCACCATGACGCGCAAAAGGCTGGATATTGTTGATTCGCTAAGCCGAAACACAAAG CGGTACAAGACTTTGCGCATCTGGATCAGCAACACCGTGGAGGACCAATTCTGGCAGAGCAACGGCCTCAACGTCGACACTTTCGACTTTTCGTCGAACCTCGAGTCCTCATACCGCGTCAAGATAGAGGGCAGACtgctcgacgacgatgacgaatCCGAgacggacgacgaggagcccAAGGCCGGGGACGGCGGGGCCGATGGCGGCAAGATGGAAACCGACACGCCCAGCAAGATCAAGACCAAGGCTGCGCCCGCAAAGAGGGCCCGGCTGTCGCACTTCTTCAAGGCCCTCACGGTGGACTTTGACCGGTCGAGGTCCGGGAGCTCGGGTGCGGATCCCATCGTCGAGTGGAAGAAGCCGGACAGGacgccggccggggcgggcaACCTCCCAGCCATGGCCGACTTTGACCAATTCACGTTCAAGAGAAACGGGGACGAGAACATGAACATCACCATCAACCTCTTCCGGCACGAGGATCCCGAGCGGTTCGAGCTCAGCCCCGAGCTCGCCGAAGTCATCGACATGCGCGAGGCAACGCGCCAGGAAGTGGTCATGGCCCTGTGGGAGTACATCAAGCTGATGAATCTACAAGAGGACGAGGAAAAGCGCAACTTCCGCTGCGACGATCTGCTGAGGACC CAGATCATCCCCCGCGAGACAGGGTACATCCCGCAGCTCAACGAATACATCACCCCGCAcctgcgcccgctgccgcccatcAAGCTGCCCTACACGATCCGGGTCGACGAGGAGTTCCACaaggcgccgcagccgaccATCTACGACGtccgcgtcgccgtcgacgacccGCTGCGCGCCAAGCTGCTGCCCTTCATCCAGAACCCGCAGTACGCGGCCATGCTCAAGGACGTCGCCGTGCTCGACGACCAGCTGGCCACCCTCGTCCAGGCCGTCGCCCACTCCAAGGCCAAGCACACCTTCCTGACGTCCATGGCCCGCGACCCGGTCGGGTTCGTCAAGGCCTGGCTGAGCTCGCAGAAGCGCGATCTCGAGGTCATCATGGGCGAGGCcacgcgcggcggcggcgaggacgccaCCGGCGACGAgtggcgccgcggcggcagggaCAGCGTCTGGGCCACGCCCAACGCCAGGGAGAGCGTCAACGTGCTGCTTTCGAAGCAGCCCGCCAGGGTGTGA